In a genomic window of Chryseobacterium sp. G0162:
- a CDS encoding efflux RND transporter permease subunit, protein MVEMFIRRKVLSLVISILFVLLGIMALLKMPITQFPDIVPPSVTVTAKYTGANAEVSANAVALPLERAINGVPGMTYMSTVTSNDGLTLIQVFFEVGTDPDVAAVNVQNRVTTILDELPEEVIRAGVTTEKEVNSMLMYLNITSTDPSQDEQFIYNFTDINVLQELKRIDGVGRAEIMGQKEYSMRVWLDPQKMAAYNISADEVITSLQKQNISAAPGKVGETSGKTSSQLQYVIKYKGKFFEPKQYEEVPIRSDVDGTILKLKDIAKVEFGAMNYGMVSKTDGRPSASIMMKQRPGSNASEVIESVKAKMEELKGTSFPPGMEFNMAYDVSRFLDASISAVLTTLIEAFILVGIVVFIFLQDWRSTLIPVLAVPVALIGTFAFMNMMDFSVNLLTLFALVLAIGIVVDNAIVVVEAVHVKMEEGMNAMDATISATKEIAGAVVAITIVMSAVFIPVAFLDGPVGVFYRQFSLTLAISIVISGVNALTLTPALCAIILKPHDHNKKKTIIDRAFQSFNTGFERLTNGYVGILSKFATRTTVTFGLLFLFIGLTFVTSKFLPTGFIPMEDQGMVYVSVTTPQGATVERTEKVLDEVTVIAKKIKGVENVTTLAGYSIVTEIAGSSYGMAMINLKDWKERSISVNDLIAELSEKTKGIADAQIEIFAPPTVPGFGNTSGFELRLLDRTGGTIENTDKITKDFVKKLNEAPELQNNFTSFDATFPQYMINVDYDMAAKKGVSVDNAMSTLQTMLGSYYATNFIRFSQMYKVMVQASPEHRDTPESILNLYLKNDKGEMVPFSTFITIEKVYGPEVLTRYNMYMSAMINGEPAEGYSSGDAIAAVERVAKEVLPRGFDIEWSGMTREEILSGNQTVYIFLICLLFVYLLLAAQYESFLLPLPVLLSLPTGIFGSYIALVLAGLDNNIYAQVALVMLIGLLAKNAILIVEFAVARNKQGYDIVPAAIEGARQRLRPILMTSFAFVAGLIPLCIASGAGAIGNRSIGTAAAGGMLIGTIFGLVVIPGLYIFFAKLENKKKDEKIKS, encoded by the coding sequence ATGGTAGAGATGTTTATAAGACGAAAGGTTCTTTCGTTGGTTATTTCCATATTATTTGTATTACTGGGAATTATGGCCTTATTAAAGATGCCCATAACCCAGTTTCCGGATATTGTACCACCTTCAGTAACGGTAACAGCAAAATATACAGGGGCTAATGCTGAAGTTTCCGCTAATGCGGTTGCTCTTCCCTTGGAACGTGCCATCAACGGAGTTCCGGGAATGACGTATATGTCAACAGTAACGTCCAATGATGGGCTTACCCTGATCCAGGTGTTCTTTGAAGTAGGAACAGATCCTGATGTGGCGGCAGTAAACGTTCAGAACAGGGTAACAACCATCCTTGATGAGCTTCCTGAAGAGGTAATTCGTGCCGGGGTAACTACTGAAAAGGAGGTAAACAGTATGCTGATGTACCTCAACATTACGAGTACAGATCCGAGCCAGGATGAGCAATTCATTTACAACTTTACAGATATTAATGTTCTTCAGGAACTGAAACGTATTGACGGAGTAGGACGTGCAGAGATCATGGGACAGAAAGAATATTCCATGAGGGTATGGCTTGATCCGCAGAAGATGGCAGCCTATAATATTTCTGCTGATGAAGTGATTACTTCATTGCAAAAACAGAATATTTCAGCAGCACCCGGAAAAGTAGGAGAAACTTCAGGAAAAACTTCCAGTCAGCTTCAGTATGTAATCAAATATAAAGGGAAATTCTTTGAGCCTAAGCAATACGAAGAAGTTCCGATCAGATCCGATGTAGACGGAACAATTTTAAAGCTTAAGGATATTGCTAAGGTAGAATTCGGGGCAATGAACTACGGAATGGTTTCCAAAACTGACGGAAGGCCTTCTGCATCCATTATGATGAAGCAGCGCCCAGGGTCCAATGCATCAGAAGTAATTGAAAGCGTAAAAGCTAAAATGGAAGAATTAAAAGGCACTTCATTCCCTCCCGGAATGGAATTTAATATGGCCTACGATGTTTCCAGATTCCTTGATGCTTCTATCAGTGCAGTATTAACAACCCTTATCGAAGCCTTTATTCTGGTAGGAATTGTAGTATTTATTTTCCTTCAGGACTGGCGTTCAACGTTAATTCCGGTATTGGCGGTTCCGGTAGCATTGATTGGAACCTTTGCCTTTATGAATATGATGGATTTCTCAGTAAACCTGTTGACATTATTCGCTTTGGTATTGGCTATTGGAATTGTGGTGGATAATGCCATTGTCGTCGTGGAAGCCGTTCATGTAAAAATGGAAGAAGGGATGAACGCTATGGATGCTACCATCAGTGCTACCAAGGAAATTGCAGGAGCAGTAGTGGCGATCACCATTGTAATGTCTGCCGTATTTATTCCTGTGGCGTTTCTGGATGGTCCGGTAGGAGTATTTTACCGTCAGTTTTCATTAACACTGGCGATCAGTATTGTTATTTCAGGGGTGAATGCATTAACGCTTACTCCGGCATTGTGTGCGATTATTTTGAAACCTCACGATCACAATAAAAAGAAAACAATTATTGATAGGGCTTTTCAAAGTTTCAACACAGGCTTTGAAAGATTGACTAATGGCTACGTAGGGATTTTATCAAAATTTGCGACAAGAACTACCGTTACTTTTGGGTTGTTATTCCTGTTTATAGGGTTAACTTTTGTAACGAGTAAATTCCTTCCAACCGGATTTATTCCCATGGAAGACCAGGGAATGGTATATGTAAGTGTAACTACTCCACAGGGAGCCACCGTAGAAAGAACGGAAAAGGTATTGGATGAAGTAACGGTTATTGCCAAGAAAATAAAAGGGGTAGAAAACGTAACAACCCTTGCAGGATACAGTATTGTTACAGAAATCGCAGGTTCATCTTACGGAATGGCCATGATTAACCTTAAAGATTGGAAAGAAAGATCCATTTCTGTGAATGATCTGATTGCTGAACTTTCAGAAAAGACAAAAGGAATTGCTGATGCCCAGATTGAGATCTTTGCTCCCCCTACTGTTCCTGGATTCGGAAATACCAGTGGTTTTGAATTGCGTTTGCTGGATAGAACAGGAGGAACCATTGAAAATACCGATAAGATCACTAAAGATTTTGTCAAAAAGCTGAATGAAGCGCCTGAGCTACAGAACAACTTTACTAGTTTTGATGCCACTTTCCCGCAATATATGATTAATGTGGATTATGATATGGCAGCGAAAAAGGGTGTGTCTGTAGACAATGCAATGTCAACCTTACAAACCATGTTGGGATCCTATTATGCTACCAATTTTATCCGTTTCAGTCAGATGTATAAAGTGATGGTTCAGGCAAGTCCGGAGCACAGAGATACTCCTGAAAGTATCCTGAATTTATATCTGAAGAATGATAAAGGAGAAATGGTTCCCTTTTCAACATTTATCACGATTGAAAAAGTATATGGTCCTGAAGTACTGACAAGGTATAATATGTATATGTCCGCCATGATTAACGGAGAGCCTGCAGAGGGGTACAGTTCCGGTGATGCTATTGCAGCGGTAGAACGTGTAGCCAAAGAAGTACTTCCAAGAGGTTTCGATATTGAATGGTCGGGGATGACGAGAGAAGAGATCTTATCAGGGAATCAAACTGTATATATATTCCTCATCTGCCTATTGTTCGTCTATCTTTTGTTAGCAGCCCAATATGAGAGTTTCCTTCTTCCGTTACCTGTATTATTAAGCCTTCCGACAGGAATCTTCGGATCCTATATCGCTTTGGTACTGGCAGGGTTGGATAATAATATTTATGCACAGGTTGCGCTGGTCATGCTGATCGGACTTTTGGCTAAAAATGCCATTCTGATTGTAGAATTTGCGGTAGCCAGAAATAAGCAGGGATATGATATTGTTCCAGCTGCAATTGAAGGAGCAAGACAACGTCTGAGACCTATCTTGATGACTTCCTTTGCCTTTGTGGCCGGGCTTATTCCATTGTGTATCGCATCTGGAGCTGGAGCAATCGGTAACCGTTCCATTGGTACTGCTGCGGCAGGAGGAATGCTTATCGGAACTATTTTCGGATTGGTTGTAATTCCGGGACTATATATATTCTTTGCGAAACTTGAAAATAAGAAGAAAGATGAAAAGATTAAATCATAG
- a CDS encoding efflux RND transporter periplasmic adaptor subunit has protein sequence MYFKNVIICSLAILFAVSCNKDKKKNNQKEKEVPILEIKEKDTLVSNQFVTDIQAKKNVEMRSRIGGIIQHIYVNEGQFVHQGQPLFKINDAELQMELLKANAALKQTQADVRIAEVELKQIQSLHAKKFVANNELELVKAKLSSAQAKHAFADAEKRTVLQKISFTKITAPFDGVIDVIPHKDGSLVENGTLLTTLSQLNEVYAYFSIPENLYFELLANDKIGNHQKIELTLPNGVNYQFNGALKTAEGEIDRTTGSIRYKVLFPNPDRLIKHGTSGKLIISENQDNAILIPQKSTFSIQDKTYVFVVDKQNKVKMTNIKIGSTLRDSYMVESGLKKGDLIIYEGTQSLKDGDIIKIKKKY, from the coding sequence ATGTATTTTAAAAATGTAATAATTTGCAGCCTTGCAATATTATTCGCAGTGTCATGCAATAAAGACAAGAAAAAAAATAACCAAAAAGAAAAAGAAGTTCCTATACTGGAAATCAAGGAAAAAGATACCTTGGTAAGCAATCAGTTTGTAACGGATATTCAGGCTAAAAAAAATGTGGAGATGCGTTCCAGGATTGGTGGAATTATTCAGCATATTTATGTTAATGAAGGGCAATTTGTTCATCAGGGGCAGCCTTTATTTAAAATCAATGATGCCGAGCTACAGATGGAACTTTTAAAAGCCAACGCTGCTTTGAAACAAACTCAGGCAGATGTTCGTATTGCGGAAGTGGAGCTGAAACAGATTCAGAGCCTTCACGCTAAAAAGTTTGTGGCTAATAATGAACTGGAATTGGTAAAGGCTAAGCTTTCATCCGCACAGGCTAAGCATGCTTTTGCTGATGCAGAAAAAAGAACGGTACTTCAGAAGATCAGTTTCACAAAGATTACAGCACCTTTTGATGGAGTAATAGACGTGATTCCTCATAAAGATGGAAGCTTGGTGGAAAATGGAACTTTACTGACAACATTATCCCAGCTTAATGAGGTCTACGCTTACTTTTCAATCCCGGAAAATCTTTATTTTGAGCTTTTGGCCAATGACAAGATTGGAAACCATCAAAAGATTGAATTAACCCTACCAAACGGTGTAAATTATCAGTTTAACGGAGCCTTAAAGACAGCGGAAGGAGAAATCGACAGAACTACTGGATCTATCCGTTATAAAGTCCTTTTCCCGAACCCTGACCGCTTGATTAAGCACGGTACTTCAGGAAAATTGATTATTTCCGAAAATCAGGATAATGCCATTTTGATTCCGCAGAAATCTACATTCTCCATTCAGGATAAAACCTATGTTTTTGTAGTGGATAAACAGAATAAGGTGAAAATGACAAACATTAAGATCGGAAGCACACTGAGAGATTCTTATATGGTGGAAAGTGGTCTTAAAAAAGGAGATTTAATCATTTATGAAGGTACTCAGTCCCTAAAGGATGGTGATATTATTAAAATCAAAAAGAAGTATTAA
- a CDS encoding SRPBCC family protein, with product MKHKLFREQQLNCDVETAWKFFSSANNLSEITPKDMGFTVLTEMKDDEIYEGMLIDYYVSPLFGIKMKWQTEITHVDFQKSFIDFQKKGPYKLWNHHHEFIPNDEGVMMRDSIDYELPMGFLGEIAHSLFVKKKLEYIFDYRFRVLSRLF from the coding sequence ATGAAACATAAGCTTTTCCGTGAACAACAGCTAAACTGTGATGTAGAAACTGCCTGGAAATTCTTTTCCTCAGCCAATAACCTTTCAGAAATTACTCCGAAAGATATGGGGTTTACGGTATTGACAGAAATGAAAGATGATGAAATATATGAAGGAATGCTCATTGATTACTATGTTTCCCCATTATTTGGGATAAAGATGAAATGGCAGACCGAAATTACCCATGTGGATTTTCAGAAAAGCTTCATAGATTTCCAAAAAAAAGGTCCCTACAAATTATGGAATCATCACCATGAGTTTATCCCCAATGATGAAGGAGTAATGATGAGAGATTCTATAGATTATGAACTTCCTATGGGATTCTTAGGCGAAATTGCCCATTCCTTATTTGTGAAAAAGAAACTGGAATATATCTTTGATTATCGGTTCAGAGTTTTAAGCAGACTGTTTTAA
- a CDS encoding TIGR02117 family protein: MTVKTILIYTLKILGVILGIVIVYVLLGLLIPFIPVSAKDDGEKKDIPIYIYTNGVHTDIVMPVKNDLKDWSLMIPFANTKSKKTDYQYIGIGWGDKGFYLDTPTWADLKFSTAVKAAFWLSDSAMHCTYYYAMKEGEDCKMIMISRSQYQNLIKFVEDKFDRDQNGKFMLIPTNAVYGDNDAFYDARGTYSFLYTCNTWSNNALKAAGQKAALWTPSDFGIFQHYK, from the coding sequence ATGACTGTGAAAACCATATTAATATACACGTTGAAAATCCTTGGAGTGATTCTGGGAATTGTAATTGTTTATGTTCTCCTGGGACTATTGATTCCGTTCATTCCGGTTTCTGCCAAAGATGATGGTGAAAAGAAAGATATTCCCATTTATATCTATACCAACGGTGTTCATACCGATATTGTAATGCCTGTAAAGAACGATCTGAAAGATTGGAGCTTGATGATTCCTTTTGCAAATACAAAATCTAAGAAAACAGATTATCAATATATTGGAATAGGATGGGGAGATAAAGGCTTTTATCTGGATACTCCAACCTGGGCTGACCTGAAATTTTCAACAGCTGTGAAAGCAGCTTTTTGGCTAAGCGATTCAGCCATGCATTGTACTTACTATTATGCAATGAAAGAAGGTGAAGATTGTAAGATGATTATGATTAGCAGAAGCCAATATCAAAATTTAATCAAATTTGTAGAAGATAAATTCGATAGAGATCAGAATGGAAAATTCATGTTGATTCCTACCAATGCAGTGTATGGTGATAATGATGCATTTTATGATGCCAGAGGAACATACAGTTTCCTTTATACCTGCAACACCTGGAGCAATAATGCATTGAAGGCTGCAGGACAGAAAGCAGCACTTTGGACACCATCAGATTTTGGAATTTTCCAGCATTATAAATAA
- the queG gene encoding tRNA epoxyqueuosine(34) reductase QueG yields MNAGAEKYSELIKTKAKRFGFQGCGISKADFLEEDAGHLEKWLKNNCNGEMKYMENHFDKRLDPRLLVEGSKSVISLSYNYFPEEKISMLENFKISKYAYAEDYHEVIKEILREMVAELQEEIGEFGFRVFVDSAPVLERSWARKSGIGWVGKNANLITKQNGSFYFLAEIICDLELIADHETTDHCGTCRKCIDACPTDAIVSEKIIDGSKCISYATIELKNDIPDHFKNKMEDWMFGCDICQDVCPWNRFAAPHQQSRFKPNEALKNFKKGEWKEITQEIFSEIFKKSPVKRTKFAGLKRNIEFLERSSD; encoded by the coding sequence ATGAACGCTGGTGCTGAAAAATATTCCGAACTGATAAAAACCAAGGCTAAACGTTTTGGCTTTCAGGGTTGTGGCATATCTAAAGCAGATTTTCTGGAAGAAGACGCCGGACACCTTGAAAAATGGTTGAAAAACAACTGTAATGGGGAAATGAAATATATGGAAAATCATTTCGATAAAAGGCTCGATCCAAGACTGCTGGTAGAAGGTTCTAAATCCGTTATTTCACTTTCTTATAATTATTTTCCTGAAGAAAAAATCTCCATGCTGGAGAACTTTAAAATATCAAAATACGCCTACGCTGAAGACTATCATGAAGTTATTAAAGAGATTCTTCGTGAAATGGTGGCTGAACTGCAAGAAGAAATCGGAGAATTCGGATTCAGAGTCTTTGTAGATTCAGCACCGGTATTGGAGAGAAGCTGGGCCAGAAAATCAGGAATTGGCTGGGTAGGGAAAAATGCGAATCTGATTACCAAACAAAACGGATCTTTCTATTTCCTGGCTGAGATCATTTGTGATCTGGAACTTATAGCAGATCATGAAACCACAGATCATTGCGGAACTTGCAGAAAATGTATTGATGCTTGTCCTACAGATGCCATTGTTTCTGAAAAAATTATTGATGGAAGCAAATGCATTTCCTATGCTACCATAGAATTGAAAAATGACATTCCGGATCATTTCAAAAATAAAATGGAAGACTGGATGTTTGGTTGTGATATCTGTCAGGATGTTTGTCCCTGGAATCGTTTTGCAGCTCCTCATCAGCAAAGCAGATTCAAACCCAATGAAGCCCTGAAGAACTTCAAAAAAGGAGAATGGAAAGAAATTACTCAGGAAATTTTCTCCGAGATCTTCAAAAAATCACCTGTGAAAAGAACCAAATTCGCAGGTTTGAAGAGAAATATTGAATTTTTAGAGCGGTCTTCAGATTAA
- a CDS encoding rhodanese-like domain-containing protein, which yields MSLIEVIQSGNYELIDVREPMELEMDGNIDGAKNIPLGEVEDRQDEILSIEKPVILFCRSGNRSGKALEYLSAQGLKDGYNGGGWAELKAVLEANRGTF from the coding sequence ATGTCTTTAATAGAAGTAATACAATCTGGAAACTATGAATTGATCGACGTTCGTGAGCCTATGGAGCTTGAAATGGACGGAAATATAGATGGTGCCAAAAATATTCCACTGGGTGAAGTAGAAGACAGACAGGACGAGATCCTTTCTATTGAAAAGCCGGTAATTTTATTCTGCAGAAGTGGAAACAGAAGCGGAAAAGCATTGGAATACCTAAGCGCTCAAGGATTAAAGGACGGTTATAACGGCGGAGGCTGGGCTGAGCTGAAAGCTGTTCTTGAAGCAAACAGAGGAACTTTTTAA
- a CDS encoding alpha/beta fold hydrolase has translation MVENKIVNIGDKALYVEYNNSFENKPTLVFLHDSLGSVQLWRDLPAKLSEETQCNVLVYDRLGYGKSYPMPTHIRPVNYMELEADLLNDLLVELNINNSILFGHSDGGTIALITAAKYPERVEAVICEAGHIFVEEVTLKGVYDAWEAYKTTNLPERLQKYHADKVDMLFRAWTETWTRDDYRSWNIEYLLKDITCPLLFIQGENDEYGTLDQVDKTVTQVSGSAEKYIIPGIGHTPHKEAPELVLEKAIEFIGNNS, from the coding sequence ATGGTTGAGAATAAAATAGTAAATATTGGAGATAAAGCCCTTTACGTAGAATATAATAATTCATTTGAAAATAAACCCACTCTTGTTTTTTTACATGACTCGTTGGGGTCTGTACAACTTTGGAGGGATTTACCCGCTAAGCTTTCAGAAGAAACCCAATGTAATGTCCTTGTCTATGACCGTTTAGGATATGGGAAATCTTATCCAATGCCTACTCATATAAGACCAGTAAATTATATGGAATTGGAAGCTGATCTATTAAACGACCTTTTAGTAGAGCTTAATATCAACAATTCAATTTTATTTGGACACAGCGATGGAGGAACCATTGCTTTAATTACAGCTGCAAAATATCCGGAAAGGGTAGAAGCTGTAATTTGTGAAGCCGGACATATCTTTGTAGAAGAAGTAACCTTAAAAGGCGTTTATGATGCCTGGGAAGCTTATAAGACCACAAATTTGCCTGAACGTCTGCAGAAATACCATGCTGATAAAGTAGACATGTTATTCAGAGCCTGGACAGAAACATGGACCCGTGATGATTACAGATCCTGGAATATCGAATATCTTTTGAAAGATATCACCTGCCCGCTTCTGTTCATTCAGGGAGAAAATGATGAATATGGAACTTTGGATCAGGTTGATAAGACCGTTACCCAGGTAAGTGGGAGTGCTGAGAAATACATTATTCCTGGTATTGGACATACGCCACACAAAGAAGCTCCGGAGCTGGTATTGGAAAAAGCTATAGAATTTATCGGGAATAACTCTTAG
- a CDS encoding Lrp/AsnC family transcriptional regulator, producing MEKLGKQELELLRVLQKSSRFDITDLTEKLNMSRTSIYDKIKKLENEGYITNYVALIDPKKVGLNFTVIITVSLNSQQIEYVEEFSKKIATLDEVVEAYVTGGIFDYILKVIVQSPEAFSDFIATKLSVIPHISKIKSSFVMSNIKQSTELHF from the coding sequence ATGGAAAAATTAGGGAAACAGGAATTGGAACTACTAAGAGTTCTTCAGAAAAGTTCAAGATTCGACATTACAGATCTTACAGAGAAACTTAACATGTCCCGGACATCCATATATGACAAAATAAAAAAGCTGGAAAACGAAGGATATATCACTAATTATGTTGCATTAATTGATCCTAAGAAAGTAGGATTAAATTTTACAGTAATCATAACGGTGTCTCTTAACAGCCAGCAAATAGAATATGTGGAAGAATTTTCAAAGAAAATAGCAACTCTTGATGAAGTGGTAGAAGCATATGTGACAGGAGGTATCTTTGACTACATATTAAAAGTCATTGTACAAAGTCCTGAAGCTTTCAGTGATTTTATTGCTACGAAATTATCTGTTATTCCCCATATTAGTAAAATAAAAAGCTCATTTGTAATGAGCAATATCAAGCAATCTACTGAACTTCATTTCTAA
- a CDS encoding NAD(P)H-dependent flavin oxidoreductase: MGNFIDFNAAKKLHDMQASQNRISELFNIKYPIIQAGMIWHSGWKLASAVSNCGGLGLIGAGSMYPDILRENIQKCKQATNKPFGVNVPMLYPNIEEIIQIILEEGVKIVFTSAGNPKTYTETLQKEGIKVAHVVSSTKFAVKCEDAGVDAIVAEGFEAGGHNGRDETTTFCLIPNVKKHISKPLIAAGGIALGSQMKAAMILGADGVQIGSRFAATTEASAHENWKKKITELQEGDTHLTLKELAPVRMVKNKFFNELEDIYQAGRNKEALVASLGRARAKRGMFEGDMEDGELEIGQVSALIDDILPVETVFNHLLKEFDEIKMPTL; the protein is encoded by the coding sequence ATGGGCAATTTTATAGATTTCAACGCGGCAAAAAAGCTACATGATATGCAGGCCAGTCAAAATAGAATTTCAGAACTTTTTAATATCAAATATCCGATTATACAGGCAGGGATGATCTGGCATTCCGGATGGAAGCTGGCATCAGCGGTTTCCAACTGTGGAGGATTGGGATTAATTGGAGCAGGAAGCATGTATCCTGATATCCTCAGAGAAAATATCCAGAAATGCAAACAGGCTACCAATAAACCTTTTGGAGTAAATGTTCCAATGCTGTATCCCAATATTGAAGAAATTATTCAAATTATTCTTGAAGAAGGAGTGAAGATTGTTTTTACGTCAGCAGGAAACCCCAAAACTTATACGGAAACTTTACAGAAAGAAGGCATCAAAGTCGCTCACGTAGTATCTTCTACCAAATTTGCAGTAAAATGTGAAGATGCCGGAGTAGATGCAATAGTTGCTGAAGGTTTTGAAGCCGGAGGACACAACGGAAGAGATGAAACTACCACATTCTGCCTTATTCCTAACGTAAAAAAACATATCTCAAAACCATTAATTGCAGCTGGAGGAATTGCTTTAGGCTCCCAAATGAAAGCAGCAATGATTCTTGGGGCAGACGGAGTACAGATTGGTTCCCGTTTCGCTGCTACTACAGAGGCAAGTGCTCATGAAAATTGGAAAAAGAAAATTACAGAACTTCAGGAAGGAGATACCCATCTTACTCTAAAAGAATTAGCTCCGGTAAGAATGGTTAAAAATAAATTCTTCAATGAACTGGAAGATATTTATCAGGCGGGAAGAAATAAAGAGGCATTAGTTGCTTCATTAGGAAGAGCCAGAGCAAAACGTGGAATGTTTGAAGGTGACATGGAAGATGGTGAACTTGAAATAGGGCAGGTTTCAGCTTTGATTGATGATATTCTTCCGGTGGAAACGGTTTTCAATCATCTGTTAAAAGAATTTGATGAGATTAAAATGCCAACACTATAA
- a CDS encoding peptidylprolyl isomerase has translation MTNKLKITYLLGIFIMIFSSNMMNAQLKPGDLVDGIAAVIGNEIVLESDVTEQMNYGKQQGATNTDKCEFLESLINNKLLVYEAKKDTLIENRSAAIKEQANQKYRQLLSQFPDEKALLTAYKFRNSYEMKNAIEKIDTDQYYGQAKYQRVTDKADVTPNEVTDFYNMYKMQLPQVKDEVTLAQIMMYPTLTEAHKQDLINRLKKIKQDILGGETFESQARIYSEDEGSATNGGLYKNINKGQMVKPFEAAALNLQENEISDPIESEFGYHIIQLLKRSGKVYDARHILLKATPTDEELKTAKAKLDSIRGLIMDGKMTFKDAAFKFSDDKRTKFNAGIIPGGDGSDKIERESIPGTISYELAGLNKGDITSAFEDEDNRRKAVKIIKLEDVIPAHQITLETDFSRIKQMALNKKKNEMVEKFVNSKLPTTFISIDGRYDNCNFKSNWKKDSIKK, from the coding sequence ATGACAAATAAACTAAAAATCACTTATCTTCTTGGGATTTTCATCATGATATTTTCTTCTAATATGATGAATGCCCAGCTAAAACCGGGAGATTTAGTGGATGGTATTGCTGCTGTGATCGGAAATGAAATTGTTTTGGAATCAGATGTTACGGAGCAGATGAATTATGGGAAACAGCAGGGAGCTACCAACACAGATAAATGTGAGTTTCTTGAAAGCCTTATCAACAACAAACTTCTTGTATACGAAGCAAAAAAAGATACGTTAATTGAAAACCGTTCTGCTGCGATCAAAGAGCAGGCTAATCAAAAATACCGTCAGTTGCTTTCTCAATTTCCGGATGAAAAAGCATTATTAACTGCGTATAAATTCAGAAATTCTTACGAAATGAAAAACGCTATCGAGAAAATCGATACGGATCAATATTACGGACAGGCGAAATACCAAAGAGTTACTGATAAAGCAGACGTTACTCCTAATGAGGTAACTGATTTTTATAATATGTATAAAATGCAGCTGCCACAGGTAAAAGATGAGGTTACTTTAGCTCAGATTATGATGTATCCTACCTTAACGGAAGCTCATAAGCAGGATCTTATCAATAGACTGAAAAAGATCAAACAGGATATTCTTGGCGGGGAAACTTTTGAAAGCCAGGCAAGAATTTACTCTGAAGATGAAGGTTCCGCTACGAATGGAGGACTATATAAAAACATCAACAAAGGACAGATGGTGAAGCCGTTTGAAGCAGCAGCTTTAAACCTTCAGGAAAATGAAATCTCAGATCCTATTGAATCTGAATTCGGATACCACATCATTCAGTTGTTGAAGAGATCAGGGAAAGTATATGACGCAAGACATATTCTTTTGAAAGCAACTCCTACAGATGAAGAACTTAAAACAGCAAAAGCAAAATTAGACAGCATCAGAGGTTTAATCATGGACGGAAAGATGACGTTTAAAGATGCAGCGTTCAAGTTCTCAGATGATAAAAGAACCAAGTTCAACGCAGGTATAATTCCTGGAGGTGACGGTTCAGACAAAATCGAAAGAGAAAGTATTCCTGGAACAATCAGTTATGAATTGGCAGGTTTGAATAAAGGAGATATTACTTCTGCTTTTGAAGATGAAGATAACAGAAGAAAAGCTGTGAAGATCATTAAACTTGAAGATGTTATTCCTGCACACCAGATCACTCTGGAAACAGACTTTAGCCGTATCAAACAGATGGCGCTCAATAAAAAGAAAAATGAAATGGTTGAGAAATTTGTTAATTCCAAGCTACCAACCACTTTCATCTCCATTGATGGACGTTACGATAATTGTAATTTCAAATCCAACTGGAAGAAAGACTCAATCAAAAAATAA